The window ATATAGATAGTATAAAGACCAGCATTTTGGTGCTGGTCTTTATATTATTTAGAGGGCAGATATAGAAGAAACACTATTTGTTATTAAAAGCTCTTTTTTTAAATATAGTAATTCTTTTTATAAAGAAGGAAATTGGTATTCAAGAAAATTTGGAAATGGAATCAAAAGTTTCCAAATACTTGCTTTTGGAATATGAAATGGAAACGAAAGTTTACAAAACATACAAATAAGACTGAAAAATCTGAATTGTTTAATTGGCACGCTTTTTGCATTCAATAATCGTGTAAGTACTATAATTTATTATGGTGGAGGGGTTTTATCATGATTATTGGTGTAGCTAAAGAGATTAAGAACAATGAAAGTCGCGTAGGTTTAACACCAGCTGGTACTGAGGCGTTGTATAGGGCAGGACACACCGTCCTGGTTGAAAAGAGTGCTGGTATCGGCAGCGGTTTCTCCGATGAAAGTTATCAAGAAACCGGAGGTGTCATTGTTGCAGATAAAAAGGAATTATTTGATAAAGCTGAAATGATTATTAAGGTAAAAGAGCCGCTAGAAGCAGAATATGGGCTCTTTCATGAAGGACAAATTCTGTATACGTATCTGCATTTAGCTCCAGAGCCTAAATTGACGAAAGCATTACTAGAGAAGAAAGTCATTGGGATTGCCTACGAAACAATTGTAGGACGTAATAATTCATTACCATTACTATCACCTATGAGTGAAGTAGCAGGTCGCATGTCAGTGCAAATCGGCGCACAACTTCTGGAAAAACCTTGGGGAGGCAAAGGTATACTCTTAGGTGGCGTACCTGGTGTAGAGTCAGCCCAAGTGGTTATTATTGGTGGTGGTATCGTGGGTACTAATGCGGCTAAAATGGCTGTTGGTATGGGTGCTCGTGTTACTATACTTGATAAATCGACAGATCGTCTCGCTTATCTGGATGATATTTTTGGTGGTAGAGTGACGACTGTAATGTCCAATAGTTATAATATTGCTAGTTGGGTTAAAAAAGCTGATCTTTTAGTTGGGGCAGTATTGATTCCAGGTGCGAAGGCTCCAAAATTGGTTAGTGAGGAAATGGTTAAAACCATGGAAGCAGGTTCAGTTATTGTGGATGTAGCAATTGATCAGGGGGGATCTATAGCTACTATTGATCGTGTTACAACTCACAGTGAACCTACCTATACTAAACATGGTATAGTGCATTATTCCGTAGCTAATATGCCTGGTGCAGTTTCTCGCACTTCTACATTAGCTTTGACAAATGCTACTTTGAACTTTGCACTGCAGATTGCCAATAAAGGGTGGAAACAAGCTGTGATGGATAATGAGGGACTAGCCAAAGGTGTTAATGTATTGGACGGTAATGTTACCTATAAAGCAGTAGCTGACTCCTTGAATTTGCCATATATCCCTTTGGAAGATTTAATCGGTAAATAGTGAATTGTTGATCAATTACCTAGAGTTAAGGTTGGAAGTGTAAAAGATAGAATTGAAAAAAATATTATCTGATAAATTCATGTAGTGGTATTGGGAAGGCGATCGTAAAAGCGTTTAGGTTTTGTGATCCTCTTCCATCCTATTTTCGGTATAGTAAATTAGATATTTGCTTT is drawn from Pelosinus sp. IPA-1 and contains these coding sequences:
- the ald gene encoding alanine dehydrogenase — its product is MIIGVAKEIKNNESRVGLTPAGTEALYRAGHTVLVEKSAGIGSGFSDESYQETGGVIVADKKELFDKAEMIIKVKEPLEAEYGLFHEGQILYTYLHLAPEPKLTKALLEKKVIGIAYETIVGRNNSLPLLSPMSEVAGRMSVQIGAQLLEKPWGGKGILLGGVPGVESAQVVIIGGGIVGTNAAKMAVGMGARVTILDKSTDRLAYLDDIFGGRVTTVMSNSYNIASWVKKADLLVGAVLIPGAKAPKLVSEEMVKTMEAGSVIVDVAIDQGGSIATIDRVTTHSEPTYTKHGIVHYSVANMPGAVSRTSTLALTNATLNFALQIANKGWKQAVMDNEGLAKGVNVLDGNVTYKAVADSLNLPYIPLEDLIGK